One Micromonospora sp. FIMYZ51 genomic window carries:
- a CDS encoding WhiB family transcriptional regulator yields MDWRHHAVCRDEDPELFFPIGTSGPALLQVEQAKAVCRRCSVTDQCLQWALESGQDAGVWGGMSEEERRAVKRRGGLRVLRAHSA; encoded by the coding sequence ATGGACTGGCGCCACCATGCTGTCTGCCGCGACGAGGACCCGGAGCTGTTCTTCCCGATTGGGACGTCCGGTCCGGCTCTCCTTCAGGTCGAGCAGGCCAAGGCCGTCTGCCGGCGCTGCTCCGTGACCGACCAGTGCCTGCAGTGGGCGCTGGAGTCCGGTCAGGACGCTGGCGTCTGGGGCGGGATGAGCGAGGAGGAACGGCGCGCCGTCAAGCGTCGCGGTGGCCTCCGGGTGCTGCGCGCTCACTCCGCCTGA
- a CDS encoding diacylglycerol kinase family protein, protein MRAVLLVNPKATTTSERARDVLVRALRSEVDLSVRYTRRRGHATALAREAAVEGVDVVVTLGGDGTVNEVVNGLMAASTAGGHPPSAERLPALATVPGGSTNVFARALGLPREWAEAASMILEGLRLGRHRTIGLGRADDRYFTFCAGFGLDAAVIHRVEEARRKGRVSSPGLYFRAFTAQFLFGSERRHPVIRLEQPGEEAEVELSTVIVQNTAPWTYVGDREANPNPEASFDLGLDVLALRQLGVASTTRTVTQLLSNTPDPRGRHVLRLHDVAEFTLVAGRPQAFQLDGDYLGEREKVRFTSVPAALRVIC, encoded by the coding sequence ATGCGGGCCGTCCTGCTGGTCAATCCGAAGGCCACCACCACAAGTGAGCGCGCACGGGACGTACTTGTCCGCGCGCTACGCAGCGAGGTCGACCTCTCCGTGCGCTACACCCGCCGGCGCGGTCACGCCACCGCCCTGGCCCGGGAGGCCGCCGTCGAGGGGGTCGACGTGGTGGTGACCCTCGGCGGCGACGGCACGGTCAACGAGGTGGTCAACGGGCTGATGGCCGCCAGCACGGCCGGTGGCCACCCGCCGTCGGCCGAGCGGCTGCCCGCCCTGGCCACCGTGCCGGGCGGCTCGACAAACGTCTTCGCGCGGGCGCTGGGCCTACCTCGGGAGTGGGCGGAGGCCGCCAGCATGATCCTGGAGGGCCTCCGGCTGGGCCGACACCGGACGATCGGCCTCGGTCGGGCAGACGACCGCTACTTCACGTTCTGTGCCGGCTTCGGGCTCGACGCGGCGGTGATCCACCGGGTCGAGGAGGCTCGTCGCAAGGGTCGGGTTTCCTCGCCGGGGCTCTACTTCCGCGCCTTCACCGCGCAGTTCCTGTTCGGCTCCGAACGGCGACACCCGGTGATCCGGCTTGAACAACCGGGCGAGGAGGCGGAGGTGGAGCTGTCCACCGTCATCGTCCAGAACACCGCCCCGTGGACCTACGTCGGGGACCGGGAGGCCAACCCGAACCCGGAGGCGTCGTTCGATCTGGGGCTCGATGTGTTGGCCCTGCGCCAGCTTGGCGTCGCCAGTACGACACGTACGGTGACACAATTGCTCTCCAACACGCCCGATCCGCGTGGTCGTCACGTGCTGCGACTGCACGACGTGGCCGAGTTCACGCTGGTGGCGGGCCGTCCGCAGGCATTCCAGCTCGATGGCGACTATCTTGGCGAGCGGGAAAAAGTCAGATTCACCTCCGTTCCGGCCGCACTCAGAGTAATCTGTTAG
- a CDS encoding CbiX/SirB N-terminal domain-containing protein, whose amino-acid sequence MLLVAHGSRDPRAADATRALARAVAAARPGTPVLASWLDHTQPDPAQALQALAAAGHRRAVLVPLLLTAAYHRRVDIPAAVAAANRSGTPIAVRVTDVLGPVAAQVDPALLAGLRRRLAEVDPGRWDALVLAAAGTRDAGARGSVGRVAAALGAALGTPTRVSYASAAPPDAGTAVARLRAAGARRVAVAAYFLAPGLFHDAVTTTARAAGAVAVSAPLTDAPELVDLVLRRVDGTGYRAG is encoded by the coding sequence GTGCTCCTGGTCGCCCACGGCAGCCGCGATCCCCGGGCGGCCGACGCGACCCGGGCGTTGGCCCGCGCGGTCGCGGCGGCCCGGCCCGGCACCCCGGTGCTGGCGAGCTGGCTCGATCACACCCAGCCGGATCCGGCGCAGGCGTTGCAGGCGCTGGCCGCCGCCGGGCATCGTCGGGCGGTCCTGGTGCCGCTGCTGCTCACTGCCGCGTACCACCGACGGGTGGACATCCCGGCGGCGGTGGCGGCAGCCAACCGCTCCGGTACCCCGATCGCGGTGCGGGTGACCGACGTGCTCGGCCCGGTCGCCGCTCAGGTGGACCCGGCGCTGCTGGCCGGCCTGCGACGCCGGCTGGCCGAGGTGGATCCGGGCCGGTGGGACGCTCTGGTGCTGGCCGCGGCGGGAACCCGGGACGCCGGGGCGCGGGGGTCCGTCGGTCGAGTGGCCGCCGCGCTGGGCGCGGCACTGGGCACCCCGACCCGGGTCTCGTACGCCTCGGCGGCGCCTCCGGACGCCGGTACGGCGGTGGCCCGGCTCCGGGCGGCTGGTGCGCGACGGGTGGCCGTGGCCGCCTACTTCCTGGCTCCCGGGCTGTTCCACGACGCGGTGACGACGACGGCGCGGGCCGCCGGTGCGGTGGCGGTGTCCGCGCCGCTTACCGATGCTCCGGAACTTGTCGACCTGGTGCTGCGCCGGGTGGACGGCACCGGGTACCGGGCCGGCTGA
- a CDS encoding phosphoadenylyl-sulfate reductase produces the protein MSGLISAAGLGLVGTTAPAPAGRRAPDELRELAERAGRELEGAPAVEIAGWAAETFGDRFCVTSSMADAVLAHLVSRVAPGVDVVFLDTGLHFPETLAVRDEVARTLPVTVRSIRPRLTVGQQDGEYGPRLFNRSPDECCRLRKVEPLERALAGYDAWAAGLRRDESPSRANTPVVAFDPRRGKVKVNPIAAWSQADVDAYIARWNVPVNELFRRGYGSIGCWPCTRRTKAGEDPRAGRWAMFEKTECGLHL, from the coding sequence ATGAGCGGCCTGATCTCCGCCGCCGGCCTCGGGCTGGTCGGCACCACCGCACCCGCGCCGGCCGGCCGGCGTGCCCCGGACGAGTTGCGGGAGCTGGCCGAGCGTGCCGGCCGCGAGCTGGAGGGCGCACCGGCGGTGGAGATCGCCGGCTGGGCCGCGGAGACCTTCGGCGACCGGTTCTGTGTGACCAGCTCGATGGCGGACGCGGTCCTCGCCCACCTGGTGTCCCGGGTGGCGCCCGGCGTGGACGTGGTCTTCCTCGACACCGGCCTGCACTTCCCGGAAACCCTCGCGGTCCGCGACGAGGTGGCCCGGACGCTGCCGGTGACCGTCCGGTCGATCCGGCCGCGACTCACCGTGGGCCAGCAGGACGGCGAGTACGGACCACGGCTGTTCAACAGGTCGCCGGACGAGTGCTGCCGGCTGCGCAAGGTGGAGCCGTTGGAGCGGGCGCTGGCCGGCTACGACGCGTGGGCGGCCGGGCTGCGCCGCGACGAGTCGCCGAGCCGGGCCAACACGCCGGTGGTGGCGTTCGACCCCCGGCGCGGCAAGGTGAAGGTCAACCCGATCGCGGCTTGGAGCCAGGCGGACGTCGACGCGTACATCGCCCGGTGGAACGTGCCGGTGAACGAGTTGTTCCGGCGTGGCTACGGCTCGATCGGCTGCTGGCCCTGTACCCGGCGGACCAAGGCCGGGGAGGATCCGCGAGCCGGCCGCTGGGCCATGTTCGAGAAGACCGAGTGCGGGCTGCATCTCTGA
- a CDS encoding nitrite/sulfite reductase translates to MAVSEIPARPGNPPARPARAPRRARGEGQWALGHREPLNPNERIKKDDDPLNVRERIENIYAHRGFASIDPQDLRGRFRWWGLYTQRKAGIDGGRTAVLEPHELEDEYFMLRVRVDGGQLDLAQLRTIAEISREFARDTADITDRQNIQYHWIRVEDMPEIWRRLESVGLQTTEACGDCPRIVLGSPVAGVAEAELIDPTPAIDEIVRRYVGDKQYSNLPRKFKSSISWLVDTPYEANDIAFLGVDHPEHGPGFDLWVGGGLSTNPMLAQRLGVWVPLAEVPDVWAGVVGIFRDYGYRRLRNRARLKFLVADWGVAKFREVLEKEYLGRTLLDGPAPELPEKPIDHIGVHTQRDGRHYVGAAPVVGRVSGSQLAQLADVVEAHGSGRVRLTPYQKLLVLDVPAERTESLVTALRGIGLEARPSVWRRGTMACTGIEFCKLAIVETKARGEELVARLEERLADADLTDADISIHLNGCPNACARTQVADIGLKGQLVTGPDGRQVEGFQVHLGGGLGMAAGQTAGFGRKLRGLKTTAEELPEYVERLVRRYLAGRTAEETFANWVIRADEEELR, encoded by the coding sequence ATGGCGGTCAGCGAGATTCCGGCCCGCCCCGGGAACCCCCCGGCGCGACCCGCGCGAGCACCACGCCGGGCCCGTGGCGAGGGCCAGTGGGCGCTCGGGCACCGCGAGCCGCTCAACCCCAACGAGCGGATCAAGAAGGACGACGACCCGCTGAACGTGCGGGAGCGGATCGAGAACATCTACGCCCACCGCGGCTTCGCCTCCATCGACCCGCAGGACCTGCGCGGCCGGTTCCGCTGGTGGGGCCTCTACACCCAGCGCAAGGCGGGCATCGACGGTGGGCGTACCGCCGTGCTGGAGCCGCACGAGCTGGAAGACGAGTACTTCATGCTCCGGGTCCGCGTCGACGGCGGCCAGCTCGACCTGGCACAGCTGCGGACGATCGCCGAGATCTCCCGGGAGTTCGCCCGGGACACCGCCGACATCACCGACCGGCAGAACATCCAGTACCACTGGATCCGGGTCGAGGACATGCCGGAGATCTGGCGGCGGCTGGAGTCGGTCGGCCTACAGACCACCGAGGCGTGCGGCGACTGCCCGCGTATCGTGCTGGGCAGCCCGGTGGCCGGGGTGGCCGAGGCCGAGCTGATCGACCCGACCCCGGCGATCGACGAGATCGTCCGGCGGTACGTCGGCGACAAGCAGTACTCCAACCTGCCCCGCAAGTTCAAGTCGTCGATCTCCTGGCTGGTGGACACCCCGTACGAGGCGAACGACATCGCCTTCCTCGGCGTCGACCACCCCGAGCACGGTCCCGGCTTCGACCTCTGGGTCGGCGGCGGCCTCTCCACCAACCCGATGCTGGCCCAGCGCCTCGGTGTCTGGGTGCCGTTGGCGGAGGTGCCGGACGTCTGGGCCGGCGTGGTAGGCATCTTCCGGGACTACGGCTACCGCCGGCTGCGTAACCGGGCACGACTGAAGTTCCTCGTCGCCGACTGGGGCGTGGCGAAGTTCCGCGAGGTGCTGGAGAAGGAGTACCTCGGCCGGACCCTGCTCGACGGTCCCGCGCCCGAGCTGCCGGAGAAGCCGATCGACCACATCGGGGTGCACACCCAGCGGGACGGTCGCCACTACGTCGGTGCCGCACCGGTGGTCGGCCGGGTCTCCGGCAGCCAGCTGGCCCAACTCGCGGACGTGGTCGAGGCGCACGGCAGCGGCCGGGTGCGGCTCACCCCGTACCAGAAGCTGCTGGTGCTCGACGTGCCGGCGGAGCGGACGGAGTCGCTTGTCACGGCGCTGCGGGGGATCGGCCTGGAGGCCCGCCCGTCGGTGTGGCGGCGCGGCACCATGGCCTGCACCGGCATCGAGTTCTGCAAGCTCGCCATCGTCGAGACCAAGGCGCGCGGCGAGGAGCTGGTGGCCCGGCTCGAGGAGCGGCTGGCCGATGCGGATCTCACGGACGCCGACATCTCCATCCACCTCAACGGCTGCCCGAATGCCTGCGCCCGCACCCAGGTGGCGGACATCGGCTTGAAGGGCCAGCTGGTGACCGGACCGGACGGTCGCCAGGTGGAGGGCTTCCAGGTACACCTCGGCGGCGGGCTCGGCATGGCCGCGGGCCAGACCGCCGGCTTCGGGCGCAAGCTGCGCGGCCTGAAGACGACCGCCGAGGAACTTCCCGAGTACGTCGAGCGGCTGGTCCGGCGTTACCTGGCCGGCCGCACCGCGGAGGAGACGTTCGCCAACTGGGTTATCCGTGCCGACGAGGAGGAACTGCGATGA